Part of the Hirundo rustica isolate bHirRus1 chromosome 3, bHirRus1.pri.v3, whole genome shotgun sequence genome, CAGCTACAAATCTTGCACAGCATCTTCACAAAAGGGAGAAGGCAATCTGATTTTGGCTGTGGGATTTAGAGGGGGATGAAAAACACTCAATATGTTTGCAGCTTAAAAAAATGGATGAGATTTGTTGGGAGGCAAGACTTGGGACAAGCATAACAAATCCTAGGGCTTATGAAAAGTACAGTGATGCCTAGTTCCTAAATATCCCTTCAGTCCAAAACAATGCTCTCTTTCTGTCTCACGCGCAACACCCACGCTGATTTCTCTCTGTGACTCTTGTGACAGGAGCTGGTGACCTGACTGGGGATGCCATGGGCTATGTGACAGGCGTGCTGGCCGTGCTGATACACGCTGCCTACCTGGTGCTCATTCAGAAAACCAGTGTAGATAGTGAATATGGACCCCTGACAGCTCAGTATGCCATCGCTGTTTCAGCCACCCCTTTCCTCATCATCTGCTCCTTTGCCAGCATGGATTCCATCAATGTCTGGTCCTTCCCGGGGTGGAAGGACCCTGCCATGGTATGCATCTTTATTGCTTGTGTCCTGATTAGCTGTGCCATGAACTTTACCACCCTTCACTGCACTTACATTAACTCGGCTGTGACCACCAGCTTTGTAGGGGTGGTGAAGAGCATAGCCACCATCACGGTAGGCATGGTGGCGTTCAATGATGTGGAGCCCACAAAGTTATTTATAGCTGGTGTTGTGGTCAACACCTTGGGGTCTGTCATTTACTGCGTGGCCAAGTACGTTGAGACCAAGCGGCAGAGCAACTATGAGGACCTGGAGAAAGAAGCTAGAGAAGAGCAGGGGAAAAGGCAGGCTGGAGACCAAGCTCTGTTTGCCATGGAGACAAtttcccaggggaaaggggctaaGGAAGCAGTGGTGGAAGGATCATCCACAGGGCAGAGACAGagtggagaggaagagaaggacgTCACTGAGAAGTCAGCCAAGGCACTTGTGGTTCAGGGAAAATCCACCGTCACACAAGAAGTGAACAGAAGCTCACTGAAAGAAGCCTATCTTGGAGTTTGGAGGTTGGTGAGGGGTGCTAATTATATAAAGAAGGATTATTTGATAGAAAATGAAGAGCTACCAAACCCTTAAAAAGCAGATTTGAAAACCTATTACTTGAGGAGAGACACCTGGTTTTCTGTACAGGGGGAAGGCAGAGCATACATTTCCACATCAATGCTTACAAATCCAAATAATTCGGGATGACTTTACCTCATTGTCAAAAAGCAAAAGGTCATAGTTTGCTCATGCTTTGGGcttgctttcagctgctttcaGTATGTCACTTTAGACCACCTCAGCTAAGGTGCTGACACTctgctgcagacacagagaGAGCTGGGTAGCGGGAGGTCACGGGGTGCTTGCCTAGCAGCCAGGAATATGAGGGACATGAGTGCCATTGAGATACTCGGCAGTGCCAATGACACAGCAGTGGCCTCTACCTTAGATTGTGTCTGGAGCCTAGTGACTGTAACACGTTTGGAAGCTCTGTCAATGTGCTTCTGTATCTGTATCCATCCAATCATAGGTACTCTACATAACTGAATCCTGCAATATAAGCTCATGTTAACTGTACTTTTTGTGCTCCTCCGTGTCAACACAATTGCAACAGAGCTAGAGTTCGTGCCACTTCAGTTATATTGGTGTAAAATCACTTTCTCATCTGACAAATTGAAGCCCTCCAGGCCAAGCCTTTGGACCTGGTTTACATCGGGTGCTTTGTGTCTTCAGTAGAAATACTTTAGTCTTGTGGTGGTGTACATGAAAGCAGAACCAGATCTGAGCTTCTGAGAAGCTTCAATTGGCAAAAGAAGGATGTTAATCTATGAGCTTTAACTACACGTATAATTTGGAATATTAGGTTGACTCAGATAAAAGACTTCGGAAATGTTGGTATGTATTGAGTGGATTTGAGAGGGCCATAAaaatttagagagaaagtgTGTGCCTTGTGTTATCCCTCCTTGTACCCTAAAGTCAGATGAATCAGAGCCTGGACTGGAACCCAGGTGTCCTCTCCATTCATTCTGTCATAAGCAGaggctgagagcagagctggggtcaCCAGCTCTGAAGTTCCCAGGGGTGCTTTTGCAGGAGAGTTCTGCTACATCCTGGCCATATGCTGGTACATGGCTTTGTGCATATCCGCCCTCGCTGTGCCTGCGCTGCGCTGTCCAGTGGGACACagtgcaggcaggcagcagagctgcccggTGCTCCGGCAGATCCCATGGCCGAGTGCTTGGGGAGCAGGATGCTCAGGGTGTTCGGCACAAGGACATCCATGGCTTTGGTAGAAGCAGCTCTCCAGTGCCcagactgtccctgtccccatgggctgtgaggggcagagcagcctcTCCCCTTGGACGCTCAAGCGCTCCTGTGGGAAGCGGGAAGCAGACACTCCAGCGGGGCCTCTGTTGAATATGCTAGTATTTTGTCCCACGTCTGTTTAACTGGAAAGACTGTGGAAACAAATGTGTGAGTTCGCCTGAAGATATCCTTTTGGGAGGTGGGAGTACTTAGGTGGAACCTTTGCTCAGACTAGACAGAGAAAAGATTTGACTGTGAGTATTTCTCACCCCAAAAGGGTGCTGCAGCCATTGGGGCCACCTTGGCAACAGACTGAAACAAGTCGCtgtcattttctgaaaaaacGAACcaagtttgttgttgttgtcatttttattattgttattgttgttattaataattatttattattatctATTAAGCCACTGAACTGAAAATCAGTTATTCCCACAGCCCTAATTAACCGGTGCCTAGCGCAGTGCTCTCTCCAGCCGAGCAGGCAGCATTAGTCTCACAGCGCGTTCAGTCTGAAGGGAGCAATTTGCCCAGCAGGCAATATTTGCAAAACTGCTCTCTGGGGGAGCTTTAGGCTCTTGTCGCTAAAAGCAGGCAGAAACATCAGGTGCTGTGCCAGTGTGTTTTCGGAATGATTGCAGAAGTTGGCTGACCTGGGATCACCCATGAATTTTGAAAGAGGTGGCTAAAAGGACGTTTATGCTAAAAGCCCGtagctgctgagctgggggaCAGGGCACGGAGCTCTGTACATGACGTGTTATGTATAGCTTGTGTTTAAGAGGTACTGGCTGTACGCCAAAATACGTTTACCTTCTGTTCAAGCTCCATATGGGATCTTTTCAATAAAAGTACTATTTATTGTTTCTTAGCTAATATAATAGGGCTTTTGTTAGTTTTCCAAATGCATCCTAGACTAAAGGAGTTTGTGCCTATGACTTATAGTTGCTGTATTACTGCACTCATTACGATATTGGACTGCATTGTAATCATACAGACGGCTGGAGAGAATCCCAAAATTCTGATCCGTCCTCACTGTGCTCAGTGTTTTCTGTCCACAAAAAATGGGGGTCTTCTTACCACCTGGATGCCAGTCTTAGATCCCACAGTGCACACACCATGTTTGACACGTGCTGTAGGAAGCTTTCCCACTGGACTCTTGTTTCGGGACTTTTTCCTGGGGGGGGGCATTAAATGTTTTGCCACTTACTGTCATTAAATTATTAGTAGAAATCTGTGGAAGTTCAAACAATTTTGACTAttaaaaaaagctgctgttaCAATGTTGTACATTTGCATGTATAGTCAAAATGTGATTATATTGTATTCTGTTTTTACCTGTAAATTCCCTAAACTAAAATGGGAATTTAGCAAATACAATCCAGTTTTTCAGTAACAGATACTGTCgcacaataaaataaaaatactgccTCGTGCCGAGGTATTTTAATATTGCCAGCGGAAGATGGTAGAATGAGATGTGGGAATAAAATGCACTGCTTTCCAAAAAGCGTCTGGTTTTCTTATTGTTGCTACTCCAGGGTGCtcatttttgcttcatttataGTTATTCTTGTGCCTTTATACCATCCAAGTTTTCTCAGCATGTGAGCACACACTATAAATCACAGACAGAAGGACTAAGGACAGACAAAGGAACACAGGATTCTGAAGCGCTGGGACCTTGGTACAGCTCAAAATTTCTGTGGTTctcagcagtgatttttttggttACGTATTTAATGTCACTGGTGTAACTGTTATAACTCTAGAATTAATAAAAGTAAGATGATGCTCATTATTAATAGTTCTATTATAAAATGACTGCATTATTAAAGGATGTCATACTCATTTCATTTTACAATGTTAATTATTTGTATTACCATCTATGTCGCATGGCAGTGCTAGGAGATGACTTAAGCATTAATTTTTACCTGTTTGCTTTGGATGAAAGGTACATAATACGCCCGTGGCTGAAACTGGGTTGTGCCAGACCAGGCTGTGGTCGGTGGTTGTTGCTGTATTCATCTTAGAGCTCCACACAAATGTGCCTGCAGGTTACTTTAGAGAAGGAAACCATCCTTGTTGTCAGATAATAAATGAACCTGATGCACAATGACGGCTTTGAGAATAAACAGGAATTTCAGTGTCAACACGTCCTTGAGTAACACCTGCTGTAGCACTCCTAGACGTGCACGTACGCGCACATGCACGCACACAAATACACATGCAACGGCACAACAAAAGCCAGACTGgctatctttttttaaatgcattcttCTCTCTAAGAAATTAAAGAGATGACAGTTTATTTTGAGGTAGGTACAGTTAAAATTTCTAaggataaattaaaattttgcatACATCACTAATCTTGTATTTGCCATCACTTCCACAGGGAAAATACACAGCAGCTTACAAAGAACCATCTGAGAATCAAAGAAATTTTACAGTTTACTAACCAACACTCCAGACCCCTGCATATGTCCAGGAATAGTTTACCGCCCGTGTTTAATATCTCCTTGTATTCTGTTTACTGCACAAATGCCTGTTTGCTGCAAAAGCTTTAGTAGGCAAAAAGGTGCAAGCCCTTCAGCTCTGGTCTCTAAATTAGCATTTGACCATTTTGCTGCTTATCATGGTGAAGGGTTAACACCTTAACCCTCTCTGCCTGTGTCCTGTATAATTTCACGTATTGCTTTGAggtttcttctgtgtttttctaacgAGTCTCTAAGTGCAGTGGAGGCAATCAGCTCTGCTCTCAATTAGCTGCCATATTCATGCTTCAGTTGCTTGTTGAAGGTCATCAGGAAGCTTTTCACTTAACCCCATTCCTGTCAGGAACTGATGAGCATGCACATGCCCTCTTTTCTCATCCTTTGTTGCTGCTGTATCTCCCAAATCTTTTTTCCAGCATCCACCCTGAAAATCTCTGCAAGTGATGTAGGACTTGTCACAGAGGCttctgctacttttttttttttttttttttccccacaagggcagggaggggatggaccAGCAGGATCTTGTGTGTCCAGATTGCTTCTTTCTACCTTTATGCATGTTTCTGCCCACCAGCTCCCTGCATCCCAGATCCCTATATagctcagccctggctgtgtcccagcttCTCGTGGAGCTGTGCCCGGGCTGCGCACCAGTGTCctgtggagctgggctgtgcacGGGAGCAGGGAGCTCGCTCTGCCAGACAGCCAGCCCTGAAACCCggctgtgcctgcccctggGGGCATTTATTAGACACACAGAACCGGGAGATCTTTTCACAGTGACAACGTTTTAAGTAATAAGGCTGTAAACGTGCTGTTGAGCCAGGCTCAGGTTTTTTTATAGGTTGTGACTTAAGAAAGCCAGTCACACTTCAATGCCGGACATTGTGTTCCAATAGAAGAGAAGCAACCTGAGATTAAAACCGAGTGAGAGAGCATGAAAACAATGCTCAAAGAGGAACATAGGATGGGATAAAGATGAATGGGGAAAATATGTGGGCTACAAGACTGAAGTTAATCTGTAGTGAATGCACTTGAATTTGGGCTCTGGAAGGGCAGGGCACATgaaggagagaggcagagcaaACGAGCTGGCTGGGGGAAAGCAGGTTGGATCTATTCTTTGTGGttctgtgatattttctttccttttttctttttttttttactggacagTTGTAAGAAATTTTCCTCTGGGCACATTAAATTTGTTAATAAGTTTGTCTTTTATCAAGTAAAAGAAACGTCTGTTCTCAAAATTACACTACTTTTTTTGTTAGGTGCTATTGATTTTGTTCCTGACAAAACGAGAAGATCCCAACTATTCTTTAACAGAATTCAGGATTCCTCTGATAAAGAGCAGAGTCTAAAGTCAAACTTCTATAGTCACAGACCATTTCTTACCTGTAACGGGGGTCAAATGAGAGAGAATAATGTGTTGGAACTGGCCATGATAATAAACCAGTCGAGTTTATCATTTTATGTAAATAATGATCAGTATCATCAGTAGATAAAAACAGCTAATGGCTGCAGTATGTATCACCATTAACTCTTCATGTCTTGAATTGTCTTAACTCTGTTAGGTTCATTTTTTGTCTTCAGAGTATCACTGCAAATTTGTCCTTATGATTAGCCTAATTCCAAACCACGTACACCTGGTTAAAATGTAGAATATGGATTTTCCCTTCCATTTCTCAAACCACGAGCTAACCTGGTTTCTGAAGGGCAGAGAGGTTCCCTTTGTCAATGCATCTTCTTGAGTGAGTGAACATTCAGGAGCATAGACAAAATGTCCAACAACATATATTATTACAAACATATATTATTACAAAACCCAGCTTCCTCATCACaattttgcaggaaaagaaCTATGTTTCCTTAAGGATAGCGGCCAAGAGGCCACTGAGTCTGATTCTTCATTGAATATCAGAGGGCGGATGCACACAAAATGCACCACAGCTGAGTGCACAGCCACACATTTTTGGCCCTGTGATTTACAACactttccaaaagaaaagagactAGGGAGCATTTGCCTGGCACCATGGAAGAAATTGATTGACTTAGAAATTGGGATGCAGGTCTCTGTGAAGAGCTTCTCTCCAAAGAAGGATCACTACCAAGCCAGCAGCACACTTCCAGGATTTCTGAGACAGGAACTTTAAAAATggctcaactttttttttttttttttttttttcccctctagtAATAGATGCATAGATATGTGGTCATGTCCTGGGGTAACTTCTGAGTGCTGAATTCTTCTTGATCACCTGGAAGTTGCAGTGGCTTGATAAAACCAGTACAATTTGATTAATGCTGAATCCAGCTCTGTCATCCAACACAAGCAGcacactttatttttctgtctgggGAGTCGACTTAACAGTGATTAGGTATGCTTGTATACTCATAAAGGTCTTTTATAGCTGTTCCAAATATTCAATACCACAGTTCAGGAAAGAAGCTAAGAAATAGCTAACAAGCAGAGGATGAAAATGATAGCTAGATCTGCCTTTTCAATGGAAGATTCTGCAGGAGTCTGGGTTATTTGCTACCCAAATCTTAGGCTTTCTCCATCTTTATCTACTTCAGTGCCTTTCCTCAAAATCTACAAATTTCAGTCTTCACAGAGCTTTAGTGTTGATCTGGAaccattcttttctttctgaaaacttcACCTCTGCCTGTCTCCCTGTCGCTGGTCAGGTAGGACACAACACCCAGAGTCCTGTGCCTGGAATACACCAGCAGGGAGCAGACGAAAAACATCAGATGCCACTTTCAGGGtcaaaaaaaaaggacacacTGTTCTGTACTTGACTTTCATTACAGATCCATGCAGATTCATACTCGTCGTGAAAGGCACGGTGAGTATGATCTTCACAGCCAAGAAAGCTTTACTGCATCTCTGCACTTAAAGCATGGTGTGAaaacagagattattttttagTGGGGCTCCTCTTTGTGTATAGATCCGACGTGTCGGCACAAAAATTGGCAAACTTTGAAGACTCCGGCTGCGTTGTGAACACAGATTCCTAGGCGGCAATATAGAGCAGTCACCGCGACCCTTCCCACATCAGGAATGCTCTCATCCACCGCACTAAAACATTTATGCATTTTGTGCCTTGACTAAGCCTTCATTCAGCAGGACACGAGCCCAGGTGAAAGCATTTGCTCCATTAGGGGCCCACGAGTGTCCCGTGTTCCACTTCCCCAAGCCAAGGAGAGTGCTGGAGTGGGTTTTAGGATTATTTTTCTATCCCGCCAAACAGAGATCTGTGCTTGAGAAGATAACACTCAGAATCCCGGCAATGCAAAGCCAAAGAaagagcccctctgccccaaatCTATTTAGCGATTTAGCGATTCATTGCTGTGGCAATAGAGCTGCTGgtaaaagcagctgctgcagagaaaggagTTTCTGCCAGCTTGGCGTGTTCCATGCGCTGCGCAGCACCATGGCCCCGGGGAAGGGCTGCCAGCTGCGGGGGGCATCGCTGGCACCTttcagcctgcagagctgccactgcAGAGGCTGGTGGAGGGTCACTCTGGACACTAAAGCTGCGTGGGTTCTCCTCTGGGGTCAGGGGTTTGCCCCCTT contains:
- the SLC35D3 gene encoding solute carrier family 35 member D3, whose protein sequence is MLRWRGRARGVAVAVAHGLCSGSLNILLKFLLARYHFAFLTLLQCLSSAAAALGLEALRRRGLAALPPFGPRLARPFAAVAALATLQSTLTLWSLRGLSLPMYVVFKRCLPLVTLVTGALVLRDGMPSPGVLVAVLITTCGAALAGAGDLTGDAMGYVTGVLAVLIHAAYLVLIQKTSVDSEYGPLTAQYAIAVSATPFLIICSFASMDSINVWSFPGWKDPAMVCIFIACVLISCAMNFTTLHCTYINSAVTTSFVGVVKSIATITVGMVAFNDVEPTKLFIAGVVVNTLGSVIYCVAKYVETKRQSNYEDLEKEAREEQGKRQAGDQALFAMETISQGKGAKEAVVEGSSTGQRQSGEEEKDVTEKSAKALVVQGKSTVTQEVNRSSLKEAYLGVWRLVRGANYIKKDYLIENEELPNP